The following proteins are encoded in a genomic region of Hymenobacter siberiensis:
- a CDS encoding MDR family MFS transporter, translating to MTEALTHRQKMLTLAGILLAMFLGALDQTIVSTALPRIVADLHGLDRFTWVATAYLVASTALVPIYGKLADMYSRRTIEIVAVSIFLVGSMLCGLAGEFGTLPLLGDGMTQLVVFRAIQGFGGAGLFAMAFIIIADLFAPAERGRYQGFTGAVFGTSSVLGPLLGGFLTDKGTGLIPGVAGWRLVFYVNLPLGLVALWFIITQMPPLRPRTAPKPFDFISAALLMAGLGPLVIALQLNRTLYPWTAPLTLGMLAWAVVALGLFVVRSLRHENPILNFSLFKNPVFRSANAALFLMGGAFLGIIIFEPLFMVNVLGESATRAGASLIPLSLGVVSGSLLAGQMVSRFGHYKRWMLSGLVLLLGGLTLLATMPPTVQYHQVLLYLAICGLGLGPTMPLYTLAVQNATAPELMGQATSASQFFRQIGGAITASALGAVLTFTLTHSLPVAAQAPTARPSVVADGPALPSAAATASASPAVRAAFSKAISRVYLFNIFLVVGGFVLTLFVPELPLRKSNEGPPVAEK from the coding sequence TTGACCGAAGCCCTCACCCACCGCCAGAAGATGCTCACCTTAGCTGGTATTCTGCTGGCCATGTTTTTGGGGGCGCTCGACCAAACTATTGTGAGCACCGCGCTGCCGCGCATCGTGGCCGATTTGCACGGGCTTGACCGGTTTACATGGGTGGCCACGGCCTACCTGGTGGCCAGCACGGCGCTGGTGCCCATTTATGGGAAGCTGGCTGATATGTACTCGCGGCGCACGATTGAAATTGTGGCGGTGAGTATTTTCCTGGTTGGGTCGATGCTGTGCGGGCTGGCGGGCGAGTTTGGGACCTTGCCGCTGCTGGGCGATGGCATGACGCAGCTGGTGGTTTTCCGGGCCATTCAGGGGTTTGGTGGGGCGGGGTTGTTTGCCATGGCCTTCATCATCATTGCCGATTTGTTTGCGCCGGCCGAGCGGGGGCGTTACCAGGGTTTTACGGGGGCGGTATTCGGCACGTCGTCGGTGCTGGGGCCGCTGCTGGGCGGGTTTCTCACCGATAAAGGCACGGGGCTGATTCCCGGCGTGGCGGGCTGGCGGCTAGTGTTCTACGTGAACCTGCCGCTGGGCCTAGTGGCCCTCTGGTTCATCATTACCCAGATGCCGCCGCTGCGCCCGCGCACCGCGCCCAAGCCGTTCGACTTCATTTCGGCAGCGCTGCTCATGGCCGGGTTGGGGCCGCTGGTCATCGCCCTCCAGCTCAACCGCACTCTTTACCCCTGGACGGCTCCGCTCACGCTGGGCATGCTGGCTTGGGCGGTGGTGGCGCTGGGCCTGTTTGTGGTGCGCAGCCTGCGGCACGAAAACCCGATTCTCAACTTCAGCCTGTTCAAAAACCCGGTGTTCCGGTCGGCCAATGCGGCGCTTTTTCTGATGGGCGGGGCGTTTCTGGGCATCATCATTTTCGAGCCGCTGTTTATGGTGAACGTGCTGGGCGAGTCGGCCACGCGGGCCGGGGCCAGCCTCATTCCGCTGTCGCTGGGCGTGGTGTCGGGCTCGCTGCTGGCCGGCCAGATGGTGTCGCGCTTCGGCCACTACAAGCGCTGGATGCTGAGCGGCTTGGTGCTGTTGCTTGGGGGCCTCACGCTGCTGGCCACCATGCCGCCCACCGTGCAGTACCACCAGGTGCTGCTGTACCTGGCCATCTGCGGCCTAGGCCTCGGGCCCACCATGCCCCTCTACACCCTGGCCGTGCAAAACGCCACCGCTCCCGAACTGATGGGCCAGGCCACCTCGGCCAGCCAGTTTTTCCGGCAGATTGGTGGTGCCATCACCGCCTCGGCACTAGGTGCGGTGCTCACCTTTACCCTCACGCACAGCCTGCCGGTGGCCGCGCAGGCCCCCACCGCCCGCCCGTCCGTAGTGGCCGACGGCCCGGCACTGCCCTCGGCCGCTGCCACGGCCAGCGCCAGTCCGGCAGTGCGGGCGGCATTTTCGAAAGCCATTTCCCGGGTTTACCTCTTCAATATTTTTCTGGTAGTGGGTGGGTTTGTGCTCACGCTGTTTGTGCCGGAGCTGCCGTTGCGCAAGAGCAACGAGGGGCCGCCAGTGGCGGAGAAGTAG
- a CDS encoding SDR family oxidoreductase, whose translation MDLGIKGKIALVAAASQGLGRAVAEELAAEGASLILCARHDAALQETCAAIEAAHGVPVLGLATDVADPAAVARLVEAGLARFGRIDILVTNAGGPPAGTFDTLSAEQWQAATHLLLTSVVELTRAVLPGMKAQGWGRILNITSISVKQPVANLMLSNSLRAAVTGMARTLATEVAAQGITVNNILPGYTRTERVVGLADATAAREGISAAEATARWEQEIPMRRLGEPREFAALAAFLCSERASYITGTSVPVDGGWIRSLL comes from the coding sequence ATGGACCTCGGAATAAAAGGAAAAATTGCCCTGGTAGCTGCCGCTAGCCAGGGCCTTGGCCGCGCCGTGGCCGAAGAGCTGGCCGCCGAAGGCGCGTCGCTCATCCTCTGTGCCCGCCACGATGCGGCGCTGCAGGAAACCTGCGCCGCCATCGAAGCCGCCCACGGCGTACCCGTGCTGGGCTTGGCCACCGACGTGGCCGACCCCGCCGCCGTGGCCCGCCTCGTGGAAGCCGGCCTGGCCCGTTTTGGCCGCATCGATATCCTGGTGACCAACGCCGGCGGCCCGCCCGCTGGCACCTTCGATACGCTGAGCGCCGAGCAGTGGCAGGCTGCCACCCACCTGCTCCTCACCAGCGTGGTGGAGCTGACCCGCGCCGTGCTGCCCGGCATGAAAGCCCAGGGCTGGGGCCGCATCCTCAACATCACGTCCATCTCGGTGAAGCAGCCGGTGGCCAACCTGATGTTGTCCAATAGCCTGCGGGCGGCCGTAACGGGCATGGCCCGCACGTTGGCCACGGAGGTGGCAGCGCAGGGCATCACCGTAAACAACATTCTGCCCGGCTACACCCGCACCGAGCGCGTAGTGGGCCTGGCCGATGCCACGGCCGCCCGCGAGGGCATTTCGGCCGCCGAGGCTACGGCCCGCTGGGAGCAGGAAATTCCCATGCGCCGGCTGGGCGAGCCCCGCGAGTTCGCCGCGCTTGCGGCCTTCCTGTGCTCGGAGCGGGCTAGCTACATCACCGGTACCTCCGTGCCGGTGGATGGCGGGTGGATTCGCTCGTTGTTATAA
- a CDS encoding cupin domain-containing protein — MENPQTVTKYTWDDMPKEQVTDQLSRRLITGDKMMLAHVYLKKGCIVPLHQHHNEQITYILEGALRFWIGSEDAEPIVVGVGEVLHIPSNVWHKAEAIEDTLDVDIFSPPRQDWLDKSDDYLRLK; from the coding sequence ATGGAAAACCCCCAAACAGTCACCAAATACACCTGGGACGACATGCCCAAAGAGCAGGTGACCGACCAGCTTTCGCGCCGCCTCATCACGGGCGACAAGATGATGCTGGCCCACGTTTACCTCAAAAAAGGCTGCATCGTGCCCCTGCACCAGCACCACAACGAGCAGATTACCTACATCCTGGAAGGCGCGCTCCGCTTCTGGATTGGTTCCGAAGATGCCGAGCCCATCGTAGTTGGCGTAGGCGAGGTGCTGCACATTCCGTCCAATGTCTGGCACAAGGCCGAGGCCATCGAAGACACGCTTGATGTGGATATTTTCAGCCCGCCCCGCCAGGACTGGTTGGATAAATCGGATGATTATCTGCGCCTGAAATAG
- a CDS encoding MFS transporter — protein MISLPPATGYISRKTHRLAVGVLFFLLGLCFASWASRIPSVQQAMGISEAALGGVLLAIPLGQLASLPLAGWLVARQGSRRVVLWGVVLYATALLGLGWASSLWQLLPCLVLFGVGGNLTNISVNTQAVGVERLYKHKPIMASFHGLWSLAGFVAAAVGSFMIGYAVPPGVHFIFISLFILAGLVVSAGYIVREDSGVDPDQPIFVKPDKELLGLGAIAFCALICEGAMFDWSGVYFKKVIQADKAWVGAGYTAFMSTMALGRFGADWLAHRLGPKRVIQLSGLLTATGLSIAVVWPTLPTALLGFLLVGFGTSAVVPLVYSAAGKSTHMSAGMSLAAVSTIGFFGFLLGPPVIGFVAGATSLRVSFALIAVMGLCVSAVASRVRV, from the coding sequence ATGATTTCGCTACCGCCGGCCACCGGCTATATTTCCCGCAAAACCCACCGCTTGGCCGTAGGGGTACTATTTTTCCTGTTGGGCCTGTGCTTTGCCAGCTGGGCGTCGCGCATTCCGAGCGTGCAGCAGGCAATGGGCATTTCGGAGGCGGCGCTGGGCGGCGTGCTGCTGGCCATTCCGCTAGGGCAGCTGGCGTCATTGCCGCTGGCGGGCTGGCTGGTGGCCAGGCAGGGCAGCCGCCGGGTGGTGCTGTGGGGCGTGGTGCTCTACGCCACGGCGCTGCTGGGGCTGGGCTGGGCCAGTAGCCTCTGGCAGCTGCTGCCGTGCCTGGTGCTCTTCGGCGTGGGCGGCAACCTCACCAATATTTCGGTGAATACCCAGGCCGTGGGCGTGGAGCGGCTTTATAAGCACAAGCCCATTATGGCCTCCTTTCATGGACTGTGGAGCCTGGCGGGGTTTGTGGCGGCGGCCGTGGGCTCGTTTATGATTGGGTACGCGGTGCCGCCGGGTGTGCATTTTATTTTTATTTCCCTGTTTATTCTGGCCGGACTGGTGGTGAGCGCCGGCTACATCGTGCGCGAGGATTCGGGCGTCGACCCCGACCAGCCCATCTTCGTGAAGCCCGATAAGGAGCTGCTGGGCCTGGGGGCCATTGCCTTCTGCGCACTCATCTGCGAGGGAGCCATGTTCGACTGGAGCGGGGTGTATTTCAAGAAGGTTATTCAGGCCGACAAGGCCTGGGTGGGCGCGGGCTACACGGCCTTTATGAGCACCATGGCGCTGGGCCGTTTCGGGGCCGACTGGCTGGCTCACCGCCTCGGGCCGAAGCGTGTGATTCAGCTCAGCGGCCTGCTCACGGCCACCGGGCTGAGCATTGCCGTGGTCTGGCCCACGCTGCCCACGGCGCTGCTGGGCTTTTTGCTGGTGGGTTTCGGCACGTCGGCGGTGGTGCCGCTGGTGTACTCGGCGGCGGGCAAGTCGACCCATATGTCGGCCGGGATGTCGCTGGCGGCAGTTTCTACGATTGGCTTTTTCGGGTTCCTGCTGGGGCCGCCGGTCATTGGCTTCGTGGCGGGCGCAACGAGTTTGCGGGTGTCGTTCGCGCTGATTGCCGTGATGGGGCTGTGCGTGTCGGCGGTGGCGAGCCGGGTGCGGGTGTAG
- a CDS encoding alpha/beta hydrolase — protein MHYDVFLLDYRGYGKSGGTITNQAQMLADVDIVYQQLRPEYPENRTIVLGYSLGTGPATWLAARRHPKLLILQAPYFSMRDMAARLYPFVPALVLRYPMATNELIGRVRPPIVPFHGDRDEVIDYNSTLRLKALLKPTDKLIVLPGARHNGMTDNPQYQQKLAKLLK, from the coding sequence TTGCACTACGATGTGTTCCTGCTCGACTACCGGGGCTATGGCAAAAGCGGTGGTACCATCACAAACCAGGCCCAGATGCTGGCCGATGTGGATATTGTGTATCAGCAGCTGCGGCCCGAATACCCCGAAAACCGTACCATTGTGCTGGGCTACTCCCTTGGTACCGGGCCGGCCACCTGGCTGGCCGCCCGCCGCCACCCGAAGCTGCTGATTTTGCAGGCTCCGTACTTTAGCATGCGCGACATGGCGGCGCGGCTTTATCCGTTTGTGCCGGCCCTCGTTTTGCGCTACCCCATGGCCACCAATGAGTTGATTGGCCGGGTGCGTCCGCCCATCGTGCCGTTTCATGGCGACCGCGACGAGGTGATTGACTACAACTCGACGTTGCGGCTGAAAGCGTTGCTCAAGCCCACCGACAAGCTCATTGTGCTGCCCGGCGCGCGCCACAACGGCATGACCGACAACCCACAGTATCAGCAGAAGCTGGCAAAGCTCCTGAAGTAG
- the moaA gene encoding GTP 3',8-cyclase MoaA has translation MLPSLLSPAAPAVTPLFDQHGRPLEYLRLAVTDRCNLRCFYCMPEEGIKYMPKHELLSYEEMLRLTGLLAGLGVRKVRLTGGEPFVRRDLVPFMEQLAQLPGIDDISLTTNGVLTAPHVPVLARLGVKAVNLSLDTLDRERFFQITRRDELPKVMETFHALLEAGIQLKINAVVMDGQNIDDLIPLAALSRDLPVDVRFIEEMPFNGGSHAAGPASLPWNHIRIRQHLEAHFGELTPVAMPAGATASEYRMAGHRGTVGIIAAYSRTFCGTCNRLRLTAEGGIKTCLYDQGVLDTRALLRGGASDAEIVAALSAAFRYRAANGFEAERQRPLHQLSFESMATIGG, from the coding sequence GTGCTTCCATCCCTACTCTCGCCGGCCGCGCCGGCCGTTACGCCCCTTTTCGACCAGCATGGCCGGCCGCTGGAATACCTGCGCCTGGCCGTGACGGACCGCTGCAACCTGCGCTGCTTCTACTGCATGCCCGAAGAAGGCATTAAGTACATGCCCAAGCACGAGCTGCTGAGCTACGAGGAAATGCTGCGCCTTACGGGCCTGCTGGCCGGCTTGGGCGTGCGCAAAGTGCGCCTGACGGGCGGCGAGCCCTTCGTGCGGCGCGACCTGGTACCGTTCATGGAGCAGCTGGCCCAGCTGCCCGGCATCGATGATATCAGCCTGACCACCAATGGCGTGCTTACCGCGCCGCACGTGCCGGTCCTGGCCCGCCTGGGCGTGAAGGCCGTGAATCTCAGCCTCGATACGCTGGACCGCGAGCGGTTCTTCCAGATAACGCGGCGCGACGAGTTGCCCAAGGTGATGGAAACCTTTCACGCCCTGCTGGAGGCCGGCATTCAGCTGAAAATCAACGCTGTGGTGATGGACGGCCAGAACATCGACGACCTCATTCCGCTGGCCGCCCTTAGCCGCGACCTGCCCGTGGATGTGCGCTTCATCGAAGAAATGCCCTTCAACGGTGGCAGCCACGCCGCCGGCCCTGCCTCGCTGCCCTGGAACCACATTCGCATCCGCCAGCACCTGGAGGCCCATTTCGGCGAGCTGACGCCCGTGGCCATGCCGGCCGGGGCCACGGCCTCGGAATACCGCATGGCCGGGCACCGGGGCACGGTGGGCATCATTGCGGCCTACTCGCGCACCTTCTGCGGCACCTGCAACCGCCTGCGCCTCACGGCCGAAGGCGGTATCAAAACCTGCCTCTACGACCAGGGCGTGCTCGATACCCGCGCCCTGCTGCGCGGCGGCGCTTCGGATGCGGAAATTGTGGCGGCGCTGTCGGCTGCGTTCCGCTACCGGGCGGCCAACGGCTTCGAGGCCGAGCGGCAGCGGCCGTTGCACCAGCTCAGCTTCGAGAGCATGGCCACGATTGGGGGGTAA
- a CDS encoding MoaD/ThiS family protein produces MSLKVALFGITREIVGTSVIELPAPAPATVGELLAEMRRQYPALGDLRSCAVAVNNEYAGNDQPLHTVDEIALIPPVAGG; encoded by the coding sequence ATGTCATTAAAAGTCGCCCTCTTCGGCATTACCCGCGAGATTGTGGGTACGTCCGTTATCGAGCTGCCGGCCCCCGCCCCCGCCACGGTGGGCGAGCTGCTGGCCGAAATGCGCCGCCAGTACCCCGCCCTGGGCGACCTGCGCAGCTGTGCTGTAGCCGTAAACAACGAGTATGCCGGCAACGACCAGCCCCTGCACACGGTGGACGAAATTGCCCTCATCCCGCCCGTAGCCGGTGGCTGA
- a CDS encoding molybdenum cofactor biosynthesis protein MoaE — MTPHLSITDQPIDIAAALAAVQTDTAGAVNSFVGTVRNQSGGRPVRRLHYESYDSMALTQLGHVVAQAYEKWPMLQEVAVVHRKGTLELGDVAVVVAVATPHRAESFAACQFIIDTLKQVVTIWKREEYEDGTEWVAAHP, encoded by the coding sequence ATGACCCCTCACCTCTCCATTACCGACCAGCCCATTGACATTGCCGCCGCTCTCGCAGCTGTGCAAACCGATACCGCCGGCGCAGTCAACTCCTTTGTCGGCACGGTGCGCAACCAGTCGGGCGGCCGACCGGTGCGCCGGCTGCACTACGAGTCTTACGACAGCATGGCGCTCACGCAACTGGGCCATGTGGTAGCGCAGGCCTACGAAAAGTGGCCCATGCTGCAGGAAGTGGCCGTGGTGCACCGCAAAGGCACGCTGGAGCTCGGCGATGTGGCCGTAGTAGTGGCAGTAGCCACGCCGCACCGCGCCGAGAGCTTCGCCGCCTGCCAGTTTATCATTGATACGCTGAAGCAGGTGGTCACCATCTGGAAGCGTGAGGAATATGAGGATGGCACGGAATGGGTGGCAGCGCACCCGTAA
- a CDS encoding porin family protein: MKKTAILAAALLATAAVSSAQAQSVRIGLRAGANYSNLAGNVQNQDTYNNKFGFLGGVMLNVPLIQDGFLSLQPEVLYSQKGFENKPAEFTGLLGGKQKREGQVNYNYLDVPVLLKVRAAGLIFEAGPQYSYLLSANNQTKITTTPALGGSPTTTEAQDKTDVSGFNRNELGYLAGVGYEAENGLSLSLRYTGAFSDFVKSDNNTYFNGDLKNARHSAFQLSLGYLIPSK; encoded by the coding sequence ATGAAAAAGACTGCAATTCTAGCTGCCGCGCTGCTGGCTACGGCTGCTGTTTCGTCGGCTCAGGCCCAGAGTGTGCGCATCGGGCTGCGCGCCGGAGCCAACTACTCCAACCTGGCTGGCAACGTTCAGAATCAGGATACTTACAACAATAAATTCGGCTTTCTGGGCGGCGTAATGCTCAATGTGCCGCTCATTCAGGACGGCTTCCTGTCGCTCCAGCCCGAAGTGCTGTATTCGCAGAAAGGCTTCGAAAATAAGCCTGCCGAATTCACCGGCCTGCTCGGAGGCAAGCAAAAGCGCGAAGGCCAGGTAAACTACAACTACCTCGACGTGCCGGTGCTGCTGAAAGTGCGCGCCGCCGGTCTCATCTTCGAGGCAGGCCCCCAGTATTCCTACCTGCTGAGCGCCAACAACCAGACCAAAATCACGACTACGCCCGCGCTGGGCGGCTCGCCTACCACTACCGAGGCGCAGGACAAGACCGATGTCAGCGGCTTCAATCGCAACGAGCTGGGCTACCTGGCTGGCGTGGGCTACGAAGCCGAAAACGGCCTCAGTCTGAGCCTGCGCTACACCGGTGCCTTCAGCGACTTCGTGAAATCCGACAATAATACTTACTTCAATGGCGACCTGAAAAACGCCCGCCACTCGGCCTTCCAGCTCTCGCTGGGCTACCTGATTCCGAGCAAGTAA